Below is a window of Podarcis muralis chromosome 5, rPodMur119.hap1.1, whole genome shotgun sequence DNA.
TGAGCTCCACTGATTAGAATGGCATATTTAAGAAAAGAAATGACATTTGAAAAAACGGCTATAAATTTATGACTATGGAACTAATCTAGATGGTTTTGATATACAATAAACCACTTAGAAAAATCCAAAGCAATTGCTGGAAGCTACATAGAAGAGAAATTTAAAACTACTGGAGTTAgcagcaaatttaaaaaaaacagagcCATTTGAATATTCAGATAGTAACATTTGACCTGAAGAATTTGACTGTTTGGGACATAGAGAAGCATGTTGTGGGCTGGACACACAAGATGATCTCTTACCACATCTGTCCTGTAATCAAGTGCGGAGCAAGCTAGGACTGAAACGGTATAATTAACAGCTACATTCTCAGAGTTTGCCAACAGCTTCAGGGACTGTTAGGCAATGGTCTTAAGAATGTGATCCGAAACACAAGCTTGCAAAAACTTGATCCAAAATATAtccttgcaaaaaaaggggggggcataaGCATTAGTGTATCTCTCCCCCAATTCATTGCTTTGGTTAAAACATGATGGTATACTATGTATCTTCTCCTTTCTTTGGTGGGGCAGGCTGCTTGTTAAATATTGTAACAGATTTCTTCTCTTTGCTTCCTTGTGGACAACAACTCTTTTTTAGGACAATAACATtatgtattaggataataacaTTATGTATTTATGTAAATATTAATGTATGGAATTGAAACTGATTACAGTTAGTGATCTATATTATATctttttattaaactttcaatTGAAATTCTCttaatatatgtttttaaataaaaatgaaaaacaaaacaactgttTTTTAGGAACAAGTGTTTGCTGACCGCCCCCCCGGTATTTCAAGAATACCTCATTACAAAATGCTGAACTTTCTCCTGCCCTAATATCAACTTAGAATACAGACTCTACTAAACAGGGTTGTAGGGATAACcaagataatgtatgtgaaataCTCTGGGCACCCTACAGCAATACACAAATTCTAAGTATCATCATCGCCTTCCAAAGCAGCAAGAACACAGGAAACTTCTTTATAATACATCAGACTAGTtgcccatctagctcattattatATCCtctgatcagcagcagcagctctccagagcagAAAGTGGCCTGCTACCTAATCATTTTATTTAGAGGTGCTGGGGgttgaagctgccttattccaagccagactcttggtccatctagctcagtactgtctacactgactggcagcatctctccagggtttcacacaGGGATTTCTCTCAGCATTACCTGGAGATACTGTAGATATAACCCTGGCCCTTTTACatggcaaagcagttgctctaccactgagccccaAGAATGTTGGGCTTGCTTCCCTTTCAtagttttctttttagaaaacccCAGCTTATTCTAGTCTCTCTGCACAATTTAAGAAACTCAGCATGTTGCACTCCTCAGGTGCCCACCAGGCCCCTGTTCTTTGCATTGTCACCTGAAAGATCGCTGGCGCACTCACTCTGTTGCTCTATTCAGACAGGGAGGCTTTTCATCCACTTCCCCCAGCCAGCGAAACAGGTGTTCAGCTTAGAATGTGCAACCCTATCTGAAGGGCTTGCAAGCTGTGTTGATAGTGTAGCTGAGCAGCTAAGCTTCAAGTGCGCTCTCCTGCTAAGCTAGGATTACAAGCAAGCACAGCTAAAGCCCCAAGCACAGATCCATCAAAACAAAGTCCTCCAAGTTCCTCATCAATTTAGTTTTATCCATCAGTCAaacatgcaaaaaagaaaattatgGGCACCAGCTAAGGAATAAATGGACGTAGTTATATGATGCGTAGCCCACTTTTCCTCCATTAAAGCAGCTTGGCAGCTTTGTTTACTTTGTCTTAAACCATAAATGaagagggtgggagggagcaGAAAATACTAACACCATATCAGAGAAGCAACAGGAAAGCAATGGTAAGAGCAGCTGCAATATAAGGTACGTTTGCAGGCCAATCACATCCATGGCTACACAGTGTTAAGGAAGGACGTGGCGGGGGCTGCAAGAAGAGAGCAAGCTGGGAACCAAGGGAAAGGCGGCAGAGAGGGAAGGAGCCGAAGGGAGAGACCTAActgagcagggagggaaggaagcagaCAGAGGAGGAGAGAACAGGAAGCAAAGTGGACTTTGATAAGCTGGGAGAACAAAGGCAGAAACTGCCACCTGCATGAGAGCAGTTAACTGACATTATTGATTTATTCATTCAAGAAATTTGCTGTTGCCAGGCAACTAGTGGCagcttgttcatttactggcatTGTTAAGTAATCTGCTAATTTTATgagctggtgttttgttttttttaatcagtcCTACTGAATTCCATGCAAGTAAGTGCATGTAAGATTGCTGCTTTGGAGACCTTGCCTAAGGAATACCTGCTCAGGCAGCACAGTTTTCACCATTCTtttataaatgcaaaataaaaagggcAAGATGTGTCGCTTTATAAGGAGGCTACTCCACAATCTGGGTGCCAAAACAGCAGAGGAAAAGAACCTCATGCAGGTGCCTATGAGAGATCAGGgattttctgctgttgttttggTACCCAGATTGCTTTGCGGGTGAGGGAAAGGTGCAGAAACAAGAGCCGCAGGAGCAAGATTCTGCTTACGGAACaagctttcccaacttttccaTTTCAGATTCCACCTTAACTACTGGAGTAGCTATTGCCTAGTTTGCAATACAACAgctgcagtggtgtccaaaccccCCAATCCCACCAGCACAACAGATTCTACCTCTCTAGCCCTCGCAAAGCCCTTTCTAATAATCTCAGCAGCTTGCTACACTTTGCTAAAATAGAAAATGGAGTTATGTTTCTCCTCCATATGACTAGGAGAAAATACTGCGATCAATTCAAGCCACACAAGGTAGCACAGCGGAGTACCCGTCGCTTGGAGGCTGTTTCCCCTGCCAAAGGTTGGCTCCCCTTCCTGGAATAACACAGGGGAAGTGGCACTCACAAGAGGCGAGGCACCTGCACCAGCCAGCGCACGTTGTTGGAGTGCACTTTGTGAGCCACAGCCCACTTGGCCAGTTTGTCCCACTCGTCACGGGCTCGGCCATAGATGGAGAGCCGCAGCTCCGCATTTTGATACTTGCTCTCTTCCAGATCAGACATCACCTcctgccaggagagagagagagaaagggcttgTCAGCAAAGGAGCCTCATCAAAGACATCAAAGACTACCCTCTTTTGGTACAGAAACACTCTCATGTTTTTGCAGGATGAAACGCATTACAAAGGCAATCCAGCGCTTGGACACCTTATACCTTCTTTGTATGAAGGGTAGAATAATTTATCTGCCTGCAATTGATTGCTTGGGCTTCACATGTGCTCTTTGAGACAGCCCCTACTGTCTCAAAATTGAGTGCTCTCTTTGCCCTATTTTTTATCCCCAGACAGGTGCATTGTTATTCCTAGAAACCAGACAGAGAGTGAAGAAGATCTTGAAACTTAGAATCTTGTTTGCCTTTCATTATTCtcctgggaaacctgcaagcccaAAGTGTGATGAATAGAAGAAATCATACTgtgccttccccttccttcctcaagTATGGAAGCTGGCACCAGACAGATTTTGACAGCCTAAGAACTTATGCTCTCCTTAAAAAGCTATGTTTCAAGGCCTCAAATCtgagggcaaagtttgcaaaaaAGCAATACTTAATCTAGGAAAAACTCAGAAACCAGGAGGGCTGAAGTGGGCTGCTAGTAGACAAGAAATCTCAACTGCCCATCATGGTTCCCTTTCTCTGCCCCATCCCCTGGTTCACTAGATGCCCTAACTCAATTTGAATGCTCCTCCCAAGTTTTAAAACCACACACAACGCAAGAATAGGGGTACAGAGTTTGGATAGCTTATTCAGGACTCTGGCAATAAGTAGAAGCTCCTGGGTACACAACTAAGGAAAGATCAAGCAGTCTGCTTACCTTGATGATATGGGCAAAGTATTTTCCAGAGACTCTGTTGTCTGTCTTGATGAAAATCTCCCGCAGCACAGACTCGCCTATGGGGTTATATTTGGCATTGAACTTGTCAAAGCGATGGAAGGTGTTACGATCCTATTAGAAAAGGCAGCAACAAAGATTGTTGTAATTAAGTAACCATGAAGACAAAAGACTGCAATTCTCTTCGTCCCCATTTGGCAAACTGCAAATGACTATATAAGGCCTGTAATAACGTTGTTAAGGCTCTTACCGCATGGACATCAAGCGTGTCTACGCTGAGATCATAAGCTGTGAGATTCATGGTCTCAAAGACCTCCTTTAGAGTTTGCTCCTTGCCCTTCTCCACATGCACAATCTCCTCCAGGTGCTTCTTCATAGCCCGCTTGATGAAGCGCAACAGATGCTTCTGGTTCATGCAGGATGATGCATGGATATGCGTGTCCACCTGCTCAAGAGATCAGTGGTTAAGAATGCGGGCCAGGAAGCCCAGAGCTCAAATCTGACCTTGGCCATTGACCCACCAGCTGGCTTTAGGGAAATCCATTATCTCTAAGCTCCAATCCCTAACCTTAAAACACGGGCAGAGAACCTgctgccggactacaactcccatcagccctcatcACTGGCAACACTGGCTGGAATTGATGGGAACATGAGTCCAAACTATCTGGATGGTCATAGGCTTCCCACCCATTTTAAGgactaaaataaaatttaaaaatatatctgtatATATTATTCAGCCACCATGACACTTCTTGCGACTATGGCTGCCTGGAAGACCCTCAAATGGGCAGGAAACCATTTGTCAGGCCATCTAAGGAAGCAGGGTGCCAAAACAAGCCTTTGAAAGAGAGTGCCTGTTTATTAAGAGGTACCAATGGAGGGGGGCCCACGTCTCCATCAGACTTGCTGTTCCTTCCTTTGGCATTGCAGAGGCCAGGCAGTTTGGGCTGTAGCGACTGAGCATTCTGCAGTAACGGCTGGGGTTCCCAAGAGTCCAGTTACGTGTGGTACAAGCATTCTTTGTAATGAAAACTACAGGCACATACTCCTGAAACACAGAATGTCGGTACCTTCCGGATATTGTAGAAATCGCGGTGTGGAACCCTCTTCTGAGCTGCCAGCTCTTTCATCTCATTGAGCAGGACGTGCATCTGGAACTTTGAACTCAGGTACTGAAGGCGTCTGTAGCAGAAGGATTTTCTGGCCAAACATTAGAAAGGAGGTTTAGTTCACCACACCAAAATCAGACCTTCACCTTCTCAACATAGtagccagcactgtaaatcatGAAAACCTAATTTGGGGTTTAAATCTATGCTTGCAGAAGGCTCAGGCTAGTGCATTTGTCAAGTAACAGCCGACATTTCTAATGTGGTCTGGGTGGGTGGGTAATTACCAAAGACATAAGGGAGCGAATTGTAAGGAATTCCATAACATCAGAATACATTGCCATGCGAGGTGAGGTCCATGTTCCAGCCAGCTCAACAATGATCAGATATATACTGCAGAGAAATTCCAAAGCAAGCCATGTTGATCCTTACTGTAAGTTCCTGGCATCTCGTAATCAGAAGTGTATACTTACTCTCAGTTTGACCATGAAGTTTGTACTTCAGGTTATCATGGCAAGTAGCAATCACCAGAACTACACCTCATGAATTTACTCAGGCCTTTACCTTGAAAAAGGGGTTTGATGCTAGTTTTCCATGATAGTTACCAGACAGGCTCACATCCACCCTGCTTGGATGTTAGCCTAACCACATTTAACTGAATTGTCGTTTGGAAGAAGGAGCTTGCTCCTGCACGTAAAgatgaaagaaataaaagaatggcATCACTTACATTGGACCATTGATGATCAGAGCCATTAGGACATTCATGTCAGCAATGAACTCCTGCAGGTCAGGGTAAGGCAAGTCTAGTTCTGtggtcctttaaaaaaaccaaaagagaGGCAAAAGATGAAACAAGATCACAGACACAAGTAAACAGGAATCAAGAGAGCTATGTTGTCCAGATGTGTGTTTTGCATAGTTCTATGTGTAAAATGAGAGGAAAAGCCAAGATCAGCCCTGCCAATAGCACAAAACGAAGATCTCTCTCTAAAATCATTAGTTAGAACTAAAGGGGAGGAAGCTACTAAACAAGGTGTTAGCTCAAGAGAAAATTGGCGAACAAGATGCTCAAAATATAGAATTTGGTAGTTATTACCACTGCTTCAAATTGAACTTGCCAGAATATCCAGCTGCTCACTACACCAACTCTGTTAAATCAGGTTAACTGATATTTCCATACAGAGTAGAAAATTAAGATTCCTGCGAACTTTCACTTTAAAAGAAATTGTAAGGCATTAGCAGTTACTATTATGGAAATGCATTGAGAAAAACACAGATTGTTTCTGGGACAGACTCCTGTTCTTTATTGTATGTGTGCTCTTTTATTGTATGTATATTGTATATTCCTCCCTTATCTATGCCCGTTTTCCTGCTATGTCAGTATTTAATCAAAAATCACAACTAGGGTTCAAGCTTGAGGAACTTCCATTTCATGCAAAACTATCCCATGCAAGGTTCAACGTTTTGTCCAGGAAGTCCTGTCTAGCTGCATTATTGCGTTCATTCCTTCACCTTGGTTGCTTGCAACAATTTAGCTAGGTGTCTGGAACTGGTTAATAGCTATTTTGCTAGAATATGATgttttttaaattcagttttaTTGTATAGTACTCTgaatatgtaaaaaagaaaaagatataaCAATAAAGTTTTCATACATTTTACTGATTTGCTTAATCTAGTTTGAAAACAGCATGTGCTGTTGGTTCAAATAACGAACAGGCCCAATTAAAATGTGGATCTGCCTTTCTGTGCTCTCAAAGCTGTGTAGGCGGTTGTCAATCACACCTTCTTCCCCAGCTCCTGTAGTATAAATATTCCCTTCTATACTTTCCAAGGGCAAATGGATACAGGGAAGAAAGCACAAGATTCAGTGATTTCAACAGTGTTCATTATCAGACATCATGTGTGCATATATTACGATTTGCATGAGAACAGTGTTTTCACAAGATGCTGCATAAGAATATGGAGCTAGACTTCCTAAAAGCTCAGGATGTCTATAGATGAATTTTCACTTTCATTAGGCATATGCCATTTCTATAGATACTTGAGCTAAATGCATCCAAGATTCCCAGCTACAGAGAAAACAGGGAATAACTTGGCCATTTAGGTGTGGGCCATGGATAAAATCACCGTGAATGACCTCTGCTCACCTCCAGATTTTACCTGTCACTAAAGAACATATTTTCCTAGAAGCACTGTTAGCATACCAAGGCATCTGTACCCAGCAAGATATTGCCATGCCTTCTCCCATTCCTCCTTACTTGTCGGTGATGTCCTGCTTAGTGTACACATGGACTACTCCATTGACCATCTTCAGGCCAAAGCCAAGGTCTCCAGGCATTGATTCAGGGTCACACTTCTCATAAGGATGCTGGTTTGTAAACGGCGAGTgccctgaagcatctgcaacacAGGAAAGATCAAATGAGAGGCTATACTTTTGCTTCATCACTACGGATATTTCACCTACTATTTTAAACAGAaaaccaaaatacaaaaaataaaactaattatTCTCAAGAACCATCTCTCTCCTAGAAGTTGATGGCACATTCCCTTATCCAGTTATTGTttgtctgcttgcttgcttgcttgcttgcttgcttacttgcttgcttgtttagcaAGAGTTGGTGAGAAAGAAAAGCTAGCACAAGGGGCAAAAAACAAGCAAGCTCGGTGATGGTTGTTCGGCTACAGAACATGACGGATCAAGTCAATATGGGACGGCACAGTCTCACTGGGTCCCAGTCACACCATCTCTCCCAATCATCCAAGGCTGATTCCATGGGAGCACAGAAACCTTgtagaatgtaccgtatttttcgccctataggacgcaccatcccataaggcgcacctaggttttttggggggaaataaaggggggggaattatttttcccccaggcgcggggctggggcgggggaagctcgagcttcccccgaccccagcccccaaacaggcagctctctacaagccgtgggagcgctcccgctgcttgcggagaggtccgcgaagcttcagcatgcaggcaagtctccgcaagcagcgggagcgctcccgctgcttgcagagaggtccgcgaagcctggatgcgctgagctcagcacgcgcaggcttcagcatgcaggcaactctccgcacgcagcgggagcgctccggctgcttgcagagaggtccgcgaagcctgggcgtgctgagctgagcgcgcgcaggcttcagcatgcaggcaactctccgcacgcagcgggagcactcccgctgcttgcggagaggtccgcgaagcctggacgcgctgagctcagcacgcacaggcttcagcatgcaggcaactctccgcacacagcgggagcgctccggctgcttgcggagaggtccgcgaagcctggacgtgctgagctgagcgcgcgcaggcttcagcatgcaggcaactctccacacgcagtgggagcgctctcgctgcttgcggagaggtccgcgaagcctggacgcgctgagctcagcgcgcacaggcttcagcatgcaggcaactctccgcaagcagtgggagcccagcactgggctcccgctgcttgcggagaggtgtgcgaagcctggagagcgtgaggggtcggtacgcaccgacccctctcgctctccaggcttcagcgaaagcctgcattcgccccataggacgcacacacatttccccttcatttttggagggggaaaagtgcgtcctatagggcgaaaaatacagtagttaatGGGTACAAAGTTCCATTTTTCTCATAATCTCTGtacgttttgttgttgttgttttttttgagagcaagcaagtttctagttctcatgACATAAGATACATTTTGAAATGTGGGGGCAAAGTCTACTGAACTCTCGGAATCCAGAGGGGTAGCTGCCACTGAACATTTGCTAGAACTTCAAAACCCCACATAAGCTCCTTGCCCCCCAAAAACTAATAAAATCTGAATAAAATGAATCTGGGGCAGGAGGGAATTACCCAAATGTACCCAACTGGAACCCAACAGTTGCAGAATTCAGCATTTCTCAGCACACGGCCCTACACTCACCCCATAGCTATAGCATCTTTCCATGGGATCACTTAAAAAATATTTGTAGTTGAGCCCTTGGAGACATGAAGAGATGCCCCATTAGATCTTGCAGCTACCCAGTCTTGCCCACCCCAAAGCTGGAGGCAATGTACAACTTGCGCTCACAGCTCTCCTTGGGTGTGGGAGAGGAGGGGCGCTGCCTCTGGACCATGCCCTGACTTCCACTACCTGCTGGCCTTTCAAGGGCATCATCAGTACCATGATCACCTTGTAAGTAGCCAGGGACCAATCTAAACCTTCTCCATGTTCCTCTTCCTGTCTGCCACTTTAGGCACCTCCCTTACTGGAATGACTTTGCTGAAAGGAAGGCCCTCTCACACACAGGCCCCAGATTCAGACCTCACCTCCAGCCCCAGGGGTCTCGGGGATCTCCTCATACATCCTGGGGGCCAAAGGCCTTTCTGAAAGGTCTTGTAGGAAGCGGGCTGTGGTCTTGCAGAAGCTTTGCAAAGAATGCCCCATATACTTCTCCCGAATGAACAAGGCCTTCACCACACTCTTGGCAGCATCCAGCAGGTCTGTGAAAGGcacctgggggggaggggggagccaaagAAAAACCGTTAGCTGAATTGGGAACAGCACTTATCAAGGAATCATGATGGGCAGGCTAGGAAACAGACGGCGTGAACCGCtagacaaaaatacataatatatcaataataataatgtctccaATAAGGCAAATCTatcaagtgcaaatttcaaataaCCACAAAATGATAATTGATCCATTCAAACTATATAAAAAAGGTCAGAAAATCAAAACAACAGCCAGAAGGAAGTCTTCAGAGATTCAGTGCATAAAATGGAAAAACACAGGGACTGAGTTAGGTAACTAACTGCTTCGCAAGATATCGATCAAAAGCCAGTTTGCATGCAGAACTTCAGTATCCATAAATAAACACAATGAAAGTGCAGTACAGGTGCTGCAGCTTCTTCGTGCTAAATCAAATCACTGCAGAGGTTCCTAACAGACAGTTCAGTTAATCATAGTTTAGTGTCATTCAAACCATAAACTGGGGTTAATGTTGACTATGGTTtgtagttggcttgtttcaaacaaaccatgattaACGTTATCCACAGCGAACACTGAAACATGAGATTAAGCAAAAACAGAAGTAAAAGCGTCTGAattccagaaggaggaggaaaggaggagtgTGTGAGCCAGAAGCTCACATAGGCTCATTCACAGCACACTAAGCTGAAGTTTAGCCAAGTATCCAAATGGAACCACTGGGTGAAGTTAGGCGAGCTCCTCTTCTTAGCCCCAGACTCCCATCtgcaattttggggggggggggtataacaCTTACAACATGGGTGTTTAAAAACATCAAAGTTAGAAAATTATTTTAATActtgaaataaattaataataaacaatTTCCCACAATGGCTGTGCCCAAAGTGACTCacagcaaacattcaaaacatcaaacTACTAAGCAccaaaaatacaaacatacaaaatACAGAGCCTGTCAGTAAATTCTATTTGCCCAGCTGGTTTATTAGATGGGTTGCATATTTTTACcaacagctgctctccaggggcTCAGGCAGACAGAGGCCTTTCACATtccctgctacctgatcctttaaagtggagatgccagggattgaacctgggaccttctgcatgcaaagcacaatgtgctctagcactgagctaaggcccttccaGGGCTAAACCGGAGCCATTTCCTGCCTGGAGGCTATCTGATTGCTATCAGAAAGCAGCATGttgtagagcagtggttcccaacccgcctgcccccccccccctaaacatTGAGGAACACATTGTCAGACCACGGAATGATTTCCCTGTCTGCTGCAGCAGTTGTAAAGCACTGTGCTGGATGCTGCatggtttttaattgcatttttttacAAACATAGCATGGATCACTCGCATGAAGCTTGTAGACCACCGCCTGTGGCAGAGCCTTTGCAGGAGATTGTGGGTGGGCGTGTGTGGTTGGGTTGGGTGCAAATGGATGGCTAGTTTCTGAATCTGTCAGCCTTACCCCGCACGTCTCTTCTCCGGAGATGGTGACCCTCTGGAACTCCCTTTCCAGAAGCACATCCCGTTCTTTGGGATACTGGTCCACCAGGTCCTCTCCCTGCTCCTTAAACAATctggggggagaggaaagaaagggaagagtTGAGGGAGCAACAGTAAATGACAGATTTGGCTCTGCCGGTATCCTGCCGTGCTCACTGGAGTCCCCTTTTCGAAAGAGGTCCTTCAAGACATCAAAGCAGGAcgtaccacacacataacacGTTCAAGACAGGGACAACCTCCCCGCCAACCACAGGGAGAGAAGCCCTGAACTACGGAAAGGGGTGGAGACAGTCATGGACACCTGACAGCTTCAGAACCTTGGACAGTCAAACAGGTTGCCCACGTAGCAGGAAGGTGGTTCCTGCTCCTCAGGGGAGGGCTCTTTCATTTTGCACAGCTTCACCAGATGACCAATGGCCCCTTTCCGCACTGCATGAAGTCAATCATCTGGCAGAACCAGAAGCAGAGCAAGGGCCTGAAGAAGCTGGCCTCCAAGGGACCCCCTGACAAGGACCTTGCTGGGCTTACTAGGGACCTGAGCTGCTCAGCCAGCACCATGAAAAGAGGGGAGGTAGGGGAAGAAATATAAAACACAGAGACAAGAGGCTGGCTCCACCCACTGCGCCTGCCATGAAAAGAATCACCGTTATAATAAAAAGACAGGAGGGAAATGGAGCTCAGAGCAAAGGAACAAGGGAAAGTGACCAGCAGTGGAAAGGGAGGAATCCCCCGCTCAGCTGTGTCAAGAGCCATGGTGGGCTCAGGACCAAAGGCGCTTCTGCCTGCCCTAGTTGCCATGGGGCTTCCCAGCTTCTCAGTCTGAACAGCATCTACTTCTCAGAAGGGATTGCCAAACTTGACACATGCACCAAAACAGTGGCTAGCTTTGGCCTTTCCTCCGCAAGGATTTCTCCATTCTAAAACACCAAACTTTCATTCTCCTCCAGGAGGCGAGGGGAGATTCACTTCATCCATTTACACCAGGCAAGTCTAACAGGTAGATCGTggtctaccggtagatcactggatgccTGTGGTAGACCACTGGTAGATCAtttgctccccccaaagaagctcaacagggctttcctccctaaaaaagccCAATAACTTTTACCTGAACCCCCCAAattggggtagatcactgccagcttttaactctgtgagtagatcgcagtctcttgggagttggccacccctgatttatACCATCTTTCCACTCTGAAGTCCAGTTCCAAGCCTGCTTCCAGGCTGTCTGGCATGTCTCTCAGTCACTCTGGTAAGATCAGAGCCCT
It encodes the following:
- the AMPD2 gene encoding AMP deaminase 2 isoform X4 — protein: MDGKYKEIAEELFCRSLAESDMRSAPYEFPEDSPIEQLEERRQRLERQISQDVKLEPDILLRAKQDFLKIDSAADLQLFKEQGEDLVDQYPKERDVLLEREFQRVTISGEETCGVPFTDLLDAAKSVVKALFIREKYMGHSLQSFCKTTARFLQDLSERPLAPRMYEEIPETPGAGDASGHSPFTNQHPYEKCDPESMPGDLGFGLKMVNGVVHVYTKQDITDKTTELDLPYPDLQEFIADMNVLMALIINGPIKSFCYRRLQYLSSKFQMHVLLNEMKELAAQKRVPHRDFYNIRKVDTHIHASSCMNQKHLLRFIKRAMKKHLEEIVHVEKGKEQTLKEVFETMNLTAYDLSVDTLDVHADRNTFHRFDKFNAKYNPIGESVLREIFIKTDNRVSGKYFAHIIKEVMSDLEESKYQNAELRLSIYGRARDEWDKLAKWAVAHKVHSNNVRWLVQVPRLFDVYKTKKQLANFQEMLENIFLPLFEATIHPASHPELHLFLEHVDGFDSVDDESKPEHHIFNLDSPLPGNWVEEDNPPYSYYLYYTYANMVVLNHLRRKRGFHTFVLRPHCGEAGPIHHLVSGFMLSENISHGLLLRKAPVLQYLYYLAQIGIAMSPLSNNSLFLSYHRNPLPEYLSRGLMVSLSTDDPLQFHFTKEPLMEEYSIATQVWKLSSCDMCELARNSVLMSGFSHKVKSQWLGHNYHKEGPEGNDIRRTNVPDIRVAYRYETLSQELTLITQAVQTEELETIQEEDLLTMSSSLDAR